The following proteins come from a genomic window of Megalops cyprinoides isolate fMegCyp1 chromosome 6, fMegCyp1.pri, whole genome shotgun sequence:
- the si:ch73-190f16.2 gene encoding SOSS complex subunit B1 isoform X1 — protein MTTETHVKDIKPGLKNLNVIFIVLETGRVTKTKDGHEVRTCKVADKTGSISISVWDEVGGLIQTGDIIRLTKGYASVFKGCLTLYTGRGGDLQKIGEFCMVYSEVPNFSEPNPEYLAQASKTALSDQGNAVNNNSSTPASVAGNEATNGNGVSAPAPSNSTNPHPGGRGSSGGNNRGTANQGAGGTAVSNGKETRRSAKR, from the exons ATGACGACGGAGACCCACGTGAAAGACATCAAACCGGGACTAAAAAATCTCAACGTCATTTTCATCGTTCTGGAGACAG GGCGTGTGACGAAGACGAAGGACGGGCACGAGGTGCGGACCTGCAAGGTAGCCGACAAAACGGGCAGCATCAGCATCTCTGTGTGGGACGAGGTGGGGGGTCTGATTCAAACTGGCGACATAATCCGACTAACAAAGGG ataTGCCTCCGTATTTAAAGGCTGTCTCACTCTGTACACTGGAAGAGGGGGTGATCTGCAAAAGATTGGAGA GTTCTGTATGGTTTATTCTGAGGTGCCAAACTTCAGCGAACCTAATCCGGAATACTTGGCCCAGGCAAGCAAAACA GCACTCAGTGACCAGGGAAATGCagtcaacaacaacagcagtacccctgCCAGCGTGGCCG GGAATGAAGCCACCAATGGCAATGGAGTAAGCGCTCCAGCTCCCAGCAACTCTACCAATCCCCATCCAGGAGGGCGAGGGAGCAGTGGGGGCAACAACAGAgggacagccaatcagggagcaggagggacagcCGTGAGCAATGGAAAGGAGACCCGGCGCTCTGCTAAGAGATGA
- the si:ch73-190f16.2 gene encoding SOSS complex subunit B1 isoform X3: MTTETHVKDIKPGLKNLNVIFIVLETGRVTKTKDGHEVRTCKVADKTGSISISVWDEVGGLIQTGDIIRLTKGFCMVYSEVPNFSEPNPEYLAQASKTALSDQGNAVNNNSSTPASVAGNEATNGNGVSAPAPSNSTNPHPGGRGSSGGNNRGTANQGAGGTAVSNGKETRRSAKR; the protein is encoded by the exons ATGACGACGGAGACCCACGTGAAAGACATCAAACCGGGACTAAAAAATCTCAACGTCATTTTCATCGTTCTGGAGACAG GGCGTGTGACGAAGACGAAGGACGGGCACGAGGTGCGGACCTGCAAGGTAGCCGACAAAACGGGCAGCATCAGCATCTCTGTGTGGGACGAGGTGGGGGGTCTGATTCAAACTGGCGACATAATCCGACTAACAAAGGG GTTCTGTATGGTTTATTCTGAGGTGCCAAACTTCAGCGAACCTAATCCGGAATACTTGGCCCAGGCAAGCAAAACA GCACTCAGTGACCAGGGAAATGCagtcaacaacaacagcagtacccctgCCAGCGTGGCCG GGAATGAAGCCACCAATGGCAATGGAGTAAGCGCTCCAGCTCCCAGCAACTCTACCAATCCCCATCCAGGAGGGCGAGGGAGCAGTGGGGGCAACAACAGAgggacagccaatcagggagcaggagggacagcCGTGAGCAATGGAAAGGAGACCCGGCGCTCTGCTAAGAGATGA
- the si:ch73-190f16.2 gene encoding SOSS complex subunit B1-B isoform X4, with product MTTETHVKDIKPGLKNLNVIFIVLETGRVTKTKDGHEVRTCKVADKTGSISISVWDEVGGLIQTGDIIRLTKGYASVFKGCLTLYTGRGGDLQKIGEFCMVYSEVPNFSEPNPEYLAQASKTALSDQGNAVNNNSSTPASVAAQLPDCVQSYIHLDMGSLCKGMKPPMAME from the exons ATGACGACGGAGACCCACGTGAAAGACATCAAACCGGGACTAAAAAATCTCAACGTCATTTTCATCGTTCTGGAGACAG GGCGTGTGACGAAGACGAAGGACGGGCACGAGGTGCGGACCTGCAAGGTAGCCGACAAAACGGGCAGCATCAGCATCTCTGTGTGGGACGAGGTGGGGGGTCTGATTCAAACTGGCGACATAATCCGACTAACAAAGGG ataTGCCTCCGTATTTAAAGGCTGTCTCACTCTGTACACTGGAAGAGGGGGTGATCTGCAAAAGATTGGAGA GTTCTGTATGGTTTATTCTGAGGTGCCAAACTTCAGCGAACCTAATCCGGAATACTTGGCCCAGGCAAGCAAAACA GCACTCAGTGACCAGGGAAATGCagtcaacaacaacagcagtacccctgCCAGCGTGGCCG CACAACTCCCTGACTGCGTGCAGAGCTACATTCATTTAGACATGGGCTCATTGTGTAAG GGAATGAAGCCACCAATGGCAATGGAGTAA
- the si:ch73-190f16.2 gene encoding SOSS complex subunit B1-B isoform X6 gives MTTETHVKDIKPGLKNLNVIFIVLETGRVTKTKDGHEVRTCKVADKTGSISISVWDEVGGLIQTGDIIRLTKGYASVFKGCLTLYTGRGGDLQKIGEFCMVYSEVPNFSEPNPEYLAQASKTALSDQGNAVNNNSSTPASVAGESALKGATGPPPSRVSVTAPQ, from the exons ATGACGACGGAGACCCACGTGAAAGACATCAAACCGGGACTAAAAAATCTCAACGTCATTTTCATCGTTCTGGAGACAG GGCGTGTGACGAAGACGAAGGACGGGCACGAGGTGCGGACCTGCAAGGTAGCCGACAAAACGGGCAGCATCAGCATCTCTGTGTGGGACGAGGTGGGGGGTCTGATTCAAACTGGCGACATAATCCGACTAACAAAGGG ataTGCCTCCGTATTTAAAGGCTGTCTCACTCTGTACACTGGAAGAGGGGGTGATCTGCAAAAGATTGGAGA GTTCTGTATGGTTTATTCTGAGGTGCCAAACTTCAGCGAACCTAATCCGGAATACTTGGCCCAGGCAAGCAAAACA GCACTCAGTGACCAGGGAAATGCagtcaacaacaacagcagtacccctgCCAGCGTGGCCGGTGAGTCTGCCCTGAAAGGGGCCACgggcccccccccctcccgagTCAGTGTCACAGCCCCCCAGTAA
- the si:ch73-190f16.2 gene encoding SOSS complex subunit B1 isoform X2 encodes MTTETHVKDIKPGLKNLNVIFIVLETGRVTKTKDGHEVRTCKVADKTGSISISVWDEVGGLIQTGDIIRLTKGYASVFKGCLTLYTGRGGDLQKIGEFCMVYSEVPNFSEPNPEYLAQALSDQGNAVNNNSSTPASVAGNEATNGNGVSAPAPSNSTNPHPGGRGSSGGNNRGTANQGAGGTAVSNGKETRRSAKR; translated from the exons ATGACGACGGAGACCCACGTGAAAGACATCAAACCGGGACTAAAAAATCTCAACGTCATTTTCATCGTTCTGGAGACAG GGCGTGTGACGAAGACGAAGGACGGGCACGAGGTGCGGACCTGCAAGGTAGCCGACAAAACGGGCAGCATCAGCATCTCTGTGTGGGACGAGGTGGGGGGTCTGATTCAAACTGGCGACATAATCCGACTAACAAAGGG ataTGCCTCCGTATTTAAAGGCTGTCTCACTCTGTACACTGGAAGAGGGGGTGATCTGCAAAAGATTGGAGA GTTCTGTATGGTTTATTCTGAGGTGCCAAACTTCAGCGAACCTAATCCGGAATACTTGGCCCAG GCACTCAGTGACCAGGGAAATGCagtcaacaacaacagcagtacccctgCCAGCGTGGCCG GGAATGAAGCCACCAATGGCAATGGAGTAAGCGCTCCAGCTCCCAGCAACTCTACCAATCCCCATCCAGGAGGGCGAGGGAGCAGTGGGGGCAACAACAGAgggacagccaatcagggagcaggagggacagcCGTGAGCAATGGAAAGGAGACCCGGCGCTCTGCTAAGAGATGA
- the si:ch73-190f16.2 gene encoding SOSS complex subunit B1-B isoform X5 — translation MTTETHVKDIKPGLKNLNVIFIVLETGRVTKTKDGHEVRTCKVADKTGSISISVWDEVGGLIQTGDIIRLTKGYASVFKGCLTLYTGRGGDLQKIGEFCMVYSEVPNFSEPNPEYLAQALSDQGNAVNNNSSTPASVAAQLPDCVQSYIHLDMGSLCKGMKPPMAME, via the exons ATGACGACGGAGACCCACGTGAAAGACATCAAACCGGGACTAAAAAATCTCAACGTCATTTTCATCGTTCTGGAGACAG GGCGTGTGACGAAGACGAAGGACGGGCACGAGGTGCGGACCTGCAAGGTAGCCGACAAAACGGGCAGCATCAGCATCTCTGTGTGGGACGAGGTGGGGGGTCTGATTCAAACTGGCGACATAATCCGACTAACAAAGGG ataTGCCTCCGTATTTAAAGGCTGTCTCACTCTGTACACTGGAAGAGGGGGTGATCTGCAAAAGATTGGAGA GTTCTGTATGGTTTATTCTGAGGTGCCAAACTTCAGCGAACCTAATCCGGAATACTTGGCCCAG GCACTCAGTGACCAGGGAAATGCagtcaacaacaacagcagtacccctgCCAGCGTGGCCG CACAACTCCCTGACTGCGTGCAGAGCTACATTCATTTAGACATGGGCTCATTGTGTAAG GGAATGAAGCCACCAATGGCAATGGAGTAA